Proteins encoded together in one Hylaeus volcanicus isolate JK05 chromosome 3, UHH_iyHylVolc1.0_haploid, whole genome shotgun sequence window:
- the LOC128873082 gene encoding GPN-loop GTPase 2 — protein sequence MSLIFGQLVIGPPGSGKTTYCHAMSKFLEKLGRKVAIINIDPANENMEYTPTVDISELIKHEEVMLHYGLGPNGALVYCMEFLEANVKWLITKVLNLKDYYLIFDCPGQVELYTHHTSISSITEKLEQNLVRLCSVHLVDSHHCSDAGKYLSSLILCTTTMLKLGLPHVNIMTKFDEMKKFSDHLDFNIDFYTEVLDLKYLLDKLDEDPFTSKYKKLNAAFVSLVEDYSLVSFIPLDISNQALLLQVKNAVDKANGYIFGGNEPQNVQALLACAVGAVSETEKMSSIDSYFK from the exons ATGAGTTTAATATTTGGTCAATTAGTTATTGGCCCACCTGGAAGTGGGAAAACAACGTATTGTCATGCTATGTCCAAGTTTTTAGAAAAGCTTGGCAGGAAAGTTGCTATCATTAATATTG ATCCTGCAAATGAAAACATGGAGTACACACCAACAGTAGATATATCTGAGTTAATAAAACACGAAGAAGTAATGTTACATTATGGTCTTGGACCAAATGGAGCTTTAGTTTACTGCATGGAGTTCTTAGAAGCTAATGTAAAATGGTTAATtacaaaagttttaaatttgaagGATTACTATCTCATTTTTGACTGTCCAGGAcag gttgaattatatacacatCATACATCCATTAGTTCAATCACTGaaaaattagaacaaaatttagTAAGACTATGCAGTGTACATCTTGTAGATTCTCACCATTGCAGTGATGCTG GTAAATATTTATCCTCCTTAATTCTTTGCACAACAACCATGTTAAAGCTAGGTTTACCACATGTTAATATTATGACAAAGTttgatgaaatgaaaaaattcagcGACCATCTAGATTTTAACATAGATTTTTATACAGAAGTacttgatttaaaatatttactggaTAAACTCGATGAAGATCCTTTTACATCGAA gTATAAGAAACTAAATGCAGCTTTCGTATCTCTGGTAGAAGATTATAGTCTTGTCAGTTTTATACCATTAGATATTTCCAATCAAGCATTGTTACTACAAGTTAAAAATGCAGTGGACAAGGCTAATGGTTACATTTTTGGTGGAAATGAACCTCAAAATGTCCAAGCACTACTTGCATGTGCTGTAGGAGCAGTAAGTGAAACTGAAAAAATGTCCTCGATAGATtcgtatttcaaataa
- the LOC128873081 gene encoding trafficking protein particle complex subunit 13 isoform X1 has protein sequence MEAKPKGEHLLALKVMRLTRPTLANPVVVTCDSTDLPGNTLNNELKNDCTALQGMETLAVGQFMVLPQSFGNIYLGEIFSSYLCVHNGSNQLVKNVTVKADLQTSTQIISLSGNSGGMKDLAPDSTVDEVIHHEVKEIGTHILVCEVTYTSSNIGATSESFRKYYRLQVVKPLDVKTKFYNAESDEVYLEAQIQNLTAGPICLEKVSLESSHLFSVSTLNTNKKGESIYGSVNVLDTDCSRQYLYCLKPQLTLLKDLKMMHNATNIGKLDIVWRSNLGERGRLQTSQLQRMAPEYGDLRVTMKDIPLKVYLEQPVHFNCHIINTSCFCRERSMDLMLSLDSSSSIAWCGISNTKIGTLKSGASIDIPLCLIALHSGIITISGLKLEDTFLKRTYDYDDLAQIFVNQID, from the exons ATGGAAGCTAAACCGAAAGGTGAACATCTGCTCGCATTGAAAG TGATGAGATTAACACGACCCACTCTTGCAAATCCAGTAGTTGTTACTTGCGATTCAACAGATCTTCCTGGTAATACGTTAAATAATGAACTTAAAAACGATTGCACTGCTTTGCAAGGAATGGAAACTCTCGCAGTAGGGCAGTTTATGGTGTTACCTCAAAGTTTTGG gaatatttatttaggtgaaatattttcaagctATCTTTGCGTACATAATGGCAGTAATCAGTTGGTGAAAAATGTTACTGTTAAA GCAGATTTACAAACAAGTACtcaaattatttctctttctgGTAATAGTGGAGGGATGAAAGATTTGGCACCTGACAGTACAGTTGATGAAGTAATACATCATGAAGTAAAAGAAATAGGCACTCACAT ACTAGTATGTGAAGTAACTTATACATCTTCAAATATAGGTGCCACTTCAGAatcgtttagaaaatattatagacTTCAAGTAGTAAAACCATTAgatgtaaaaacaaaattctataatGCAGag TCGGATGAAGTGTACCTTGAAGCACAAATACAGAACCTTACAGCAGGTCCAATATGTTTAGAAAAAGTTTCCCTTGAATCATCTCATTTATTTAGTG TATCAACGctaaacacaaataaaaaggGAGAATCCATTTATGGATCGGTAAATGTATTAGATACTGATTGTAGCagacaatatttatattgtttaaaaccacaattaacattattaaaagatttaaaaatgatgcATAATGCAacaaatattggaaaattagATATTGTTTGGAGAAGTAATTTaggagaaagaggaagacTACAAACAAGTCAGTTACAAAGGATG gcACCTGAATATGGTGATCTAAGAGTTACTATGAAAGATATTCCTCTGAAGGTTTATCTTGAACAACCAGTTCATTTTAATTgtcatataataaatacatc CTGTTTTTGTAGAGAAAGGAGTATGGATTTGATGTTAAGTTTAGATTCAAGTAGCTCTATTGCATGGTGTGGAATATCTAATACTAAAATAGGAACATTAAAATCTGGAGCATCAATAGATATTCCTTTATGTTTGATTGCATTACACAGTGGTATTATT ACCATCTCTGGATTAAAATTGGaggatacatttttaaagagGACATATGACTACGATGATTTAGCACAAATATTTGTCAATCAAATAGATTAG
- the LOC128873081 gene encoding trafficking protein particle complex subunit 13 isoform X2, with protein sequence MEAKPKGEHLLALKVMRLTRPTLANPVVVTCDSTDLPGNTLNNELKNDCTALQGMETLAVGQFMVLPQSFGNIYLGEIFSSYLCVHNGSNQLVKNVTVKADLQTSTQIISLSGNSGGMKDLAPDSTVDEVIHHEVKEIGTHILVCEVTYTSSNIGATSESFRKYYRLQVVKPLDVKTKFYNAESDEVYLEAQIQNLTAGPICLEKVSLESSHLFSVSTLNTNKKGESIYGSVNVLDTDCSRQYLYCLKPQLTLLKDLKMMHNATNIGKLDIVWRSNLGERGRLQTSQLQRMAPEYGDLRVTMKDIPLKVYLEQPVHFNCHIINTSERSMDLMLSLDSSSSIAWCGISNTKIGTLKSGASIDIPLCLIALHSGIITISGLKLEDTFLKRTYDYDDLAQIFVNQID encoded by the exons ATGGAAGCTAAACCGAAAGGTGAACATCTGCTCGCATTGAAAG TGATGAGATTAACACGACCCACTCTTGCAAATCCAGTAGTTGTTACTTGCGATTCAACAGATCTTCCTGGTAATACGTTAAATAATGAACTTAAAAACGATTGCACTGCTTTGCAAGGAATGGAAACTCTCGCAGTAGGGCAGTTTATGGTGTTACCTCAAAGTTTTGG gaatatttatttaggtgaaatattttcaagctATCTTTGCGTACATAATGGCAGTAATCAGTTGGTGAAAAATGTTACTGTTAAA GCAGATTTACAAACAAGTACtcaaattatttctctttctgGTAATAGTGGAGGGATGAAAGATTTGGCACCTGACAGTACAGTTGATGAAGTAATACATCATGAAGTAAAAGAAATAGGCACTCACAT ACTAGTATGTGAAGTAACTTATACATCTTCAAATATAGGTGCCACTTCAGAatcgtttagaaaatattatagacTTCAAGTAGTAAAACCATTAgatgtaaaaacaaaattctataatGCAGag TCGGATGAAGTGTACCTTGAAGCACAAATACAGAACCTTACAGCAGGTCCAATATGTTTAGAAAAAGTTTCCCTTGAATCATCTCATTTATTTAGTG TATCAACGctaaacacaaataaaaaggGAGAATCCATTTATGGATCGGTAAATGTATTAGATACTGATTGTAGCagacaatatttatattgtttaaaaccacaattaacattattaaaagatttaaaaatgatgcATAATGCAacaaatattggaaaattagATATTGTTTGGAGAAGTAATTTaggagaaagaggaagacTACAAACAAGTCAGTTACAAAGGATG gcACCTGAATATGGTGATCTAAGAGTTACTATGAAAGATATTCCTCTGAAGGTTTATCTTGAACAACCAGTTCATTTTAATTgtcatataataaatacatc AGAAAGGAGTATGGATTTGATGTTAAGTTTAGATTCAAGTAGCTCTATTGCATGGTGTGGAATATCTAATACTAAAATAGGAACATTAAAATCTGGAGCATCAATAGATATTCCTTTATGTTTGATTGCATTACACAGTGGTATTATT ACCATCTCTGGATTAAAATTGGaggatacatttttaaagagGACATATGACTACGATGATTTAGCACAAATATTTGTCAATCAAATAGATTAG
- the LOC128873166 gene encoding B9 domain-containing protein 2-like — translation MAELHIIGKISSAKDFKQQRLLCKWSFHAGNGWKVLNGYEEGQTQESCDLYTNEPIWDHPIDLHYTTQTLQNSPKLLLQIFCRDVHERILFTSYGVCNIPLSPGFHSIECHTWKPIGNWKDRLRDQFLGITLQLKSPSVLVNSLDRFELLTQSMGTVKIELHILARNFEKYGCHL, via the exons ATGGCGGAATTGCATATAATTGGTAAAATTTCGTCTGCAAAAGATTTTAAACAACAACGACTTCTATGCAAGTGGAGTTTTCATGCTg GTAATGGTTGGAAAGTTTTAAATGGTTATGAAGAAGGACAAACACAAGAAAGTTGTGATTTATATACTAATGAACCAATTTGGGATCATCCAATAGATTTGCATTATACAACACAAACTCTTCAAAATTCACCAAAACTTctattgcaaatattttgcaGAGACGTTCacgaaagaatattatttacatcttATGGTGTTTGTAACATTCCTTTATCCCCTGGATTTCATTCTATAGAATGTCACACATGGAAACCAATTG GTAACTGGAAAGATAGACTTAGAGATCAATTTTTGGGAATAACTCTACAGTTAAAATCACCAAGTGTTTTAGTTAACTCTTTGGATAGGTTTGAGTTACTTACACAAAGTATGGGTACAGTTAAGATCGAGTTGCATATACTTGCTCggaactttgaaaaatatggatgccatttgtaa